The following DNA comes from Hordeum vulgare subsp. vulgare chromosome 3H, MorexV3_pseudomolecules_assembly, whole genome shotgun sequence.
TTTCAGGGATATCTAGTAGGTAACCCATCGACCGGTGAAAGCATTGATCTAAGCTCTAAAGTGCCATTTGCTCACGGAGTTGGCATAATATCAGATCAGTTATATGAGGTAGCTACACTCGAGCCTCCTTGCAGCCGTGTATATAGTCAATTTTATCGCAATCAAGGTGGACATTAATATGTTCTTTACTGATAATATATGTAGACCATATTGGGGCATTGCCAAGGACAGGACTACATGTTTCCGGCAAATGATTTGTGCGCCCAAGCTCTGGATGATCTCAATCAtgtaagaagaagaaagaaacatctTAATGCTAGAATTGATTTGACCGTTCGCCGTGCAATTTTTGCAGCTTTTGTCCGAAGTTCAGCAGGCCCAAATTTTGTTGGACACCTGCATTTTTGCGTCCGCTCCATCCCGACCAGAAGCTGATAGCGGGACTGAGTACTCTGGTGGTGCTGGTAGGAGGATCCTAGTTGGAAATCCGCCACCTCGCCCTCCATTTGAATGTGTCGTAAGTAGTAATATCTCCATTCTTCATGTAGTACAATGCGAGTTCGATAGTTTCCATCGCTTTTAACCATTTATTAGTACTTAGCCGAGAAAAAAAGGAGCTcattagtactccctccgatcctTTTTACTTTGCATATAAAATTGTTTGTCTGAAGTCAAACTTCGTAAAGTTTGACCATATTCATATGAAAAATATCGACATCTATAATACTAAAATTATACAATATGAAATTTAAATTCTTGACGCATCTAATGACATTGATTTCGTATTGTGAATGTTAATATTTTCCCTATATAAAGTTGGTCAAATTTTACGAAGTTTGGCTTTATAAAAAATCTTATATGCAGAGCAAAAACCCACCGAGGGCGTACTGTATGTAGGGCCAACTAACCAATATTGTGGCAGACTTATGGGTACTCCCCATCATGTTTTTCCAGCACTTTTAATAACTTATAAGTACTTAGTCGAGAATAAAAGTAACTTATTAGTGCTATATACATACCAATGTTGTGGCAGACTTATAGGTACTACCTATCGTATTTCTGGGCAAACGCGGAGGCGACccgaaatgctcttgggatcaagAAGGGGAGCGTGGATGAGTGGGTGAGGTGCCACAACGCCGATCTTCCCTACACAATCGACCTCAGGAGCAGCATTGAGTACCACCGCAATGTCACGGCCAATGGCGGCTACCGTGCGCTTGTATACAGCGGCGACCATGACGCATTGGTGCCGCACCTGGGGACACAGGCGTGGATCAGGTCACTTGGCTTCCCCGTCGCCCACCATTGGAGGGCATGGCATCTCCATGGCCAGTCTGCTGGGTACCCACACACCATCGTTGCTCGCTACTGCTACTCCTTTTCATGCTTAATTACTCTATATTCTTGTTGATGCATGCGTTTCTTGCAGCTTCACCTTAACCTACTCCAACAACATGACATTCGCAACCATCAAGGTAACACTTGCACTCTTAATTTCCCTAGGCGTGTTCGTGCTCGATGCACAAGATGGCTATGATCAAGCTCCATTTCGTTGCTGCAGGGTGGCGGGCACACCGCGCCAGAGTACGAGCCCGAGAGGTGCTTCGCCATGTTCAGCCGATGGATACTCGAAAAACCACTCTAGTAGACGTAACAGCAACGACCAGCTGCCTCACACCGAGGGGCATCGCCGATGCCGATCTGGATTGAGGCGCCAGATCCGTCAGCTTGGCATGCGGCGGAGAAGGCTGGATCTGGCCTTGGGGCCGGGAAGTAGGGCGGCCGACCCCTATCGGGGGCTCGCATCGCCATCCATTCGCGAGAGCTATCTCACACACTCGTGCACAATTCCCATATATAGTCTTAGCTTTAAATGTGGTGTAACCTTGACTTGGCAATGGGCCTGTTTGGGACTACACTACATAAAATTCAGTTTCGTTTCGTCAAATTCATTTTGAAACAATTTCATATAAAAGTTGTAACTCTTTTAAAGAGAGAGTTTGGATTCCATCCAGCACCAGCTTTAAGAATGAGAAATTTGGTGGATCAGATATAAGATGAGTGAGGAGGAACGA
Coding sequences within:
- the LOC123444619 gene encoding serine carboxypeptidase-like 18; this encodes MIPTRLLCCCYLLSLIAVAPRAIDSKLVTSLPGFDGRLPFRLHTGYVEVDQGTELFYYFVQSEARGEGDPFLLWLTGGDRCSSFSGLAYEIGPIRFVLEPYNGSLPRLHINPNSWTKVAHILFVDSPVGAGFSFSKQPEGYEVGDVSSSLQLHDFLIKWFSDHPEYLKNPFYLGGDSYAGKLVPYIAHIISQGIEAGNSPRINLKGYLVGNPSTGESIDLSSKVPFAHGVGIISDQLYETILGHCQGQDYMFPANDLCAQALDDLNHLLSEVQQAQILLDTCIFASAPSRPEADSGTEYSGGAGRRILVGNPPPRPPFECVTYRYYLSYFWANAEATRNALGIKKGSVDEWVRCHNADLPYTIDLRSSIEYHRNVTANGGYRALVYSGDHDALVPHLGTQAWIRSLGFPVAHHWRAWHLHGQSAGFTLTYSNNMTFATIKGGGHTAPEYEPERCFAMFSRWILEKPL